From Caretta caretta isolate rCarCar2 chromosome 14, rCarCar1.hap1, whole genome shotgun sequence, the proteins below share one genomic window:
- the LOC142069266 gene encoding butyrophilin subfamily 1 member A1-like, protein MKVLSSCHSSRASSLLPGFIICFLTCSVHRMGSAKFTVIGPPDPVAAILGQEAVLPCHLSPRMSAANMEVRWFRPEFVSFVHLYRDGKDQYEGRMPEYEGRTELLKAGLTDGNVPLRILNIRPSDEGQYHCFVQDDTFYEETVLELRVAGLGSAPLISVEGHQDGGIRVVCRSAGWYPEPEVLWKDFNGQRLPSLSETKSRGDNNLFETETALIVTEHSNQNLSCCIRNTVLNQDKESAVYIAVNVTLDPDTAQSQLVLPEDGKSVRWGDTWQNLPDNPERFDSRACVLGCEGFTAETHCWEVEVGDGELWAVGVARESVRRKGWISLSPEQGIWAVGQCGGQFRALTSPEAPLPLSQVPSRIRVCLDCDRWQVTFSDAGDGAPIFTFPPGSIPRERIRPWFWLGVGGSRLSLCP, encoded by the exons ATGAAGGTTCTCTCATCCTGCCACAGCTCCCGAGCCAGCTCCCTTCTCCCTGGGTTTATCATTTGCTtccttacctgttctgttcacaggATGGGATCAG caaaattCACAGTGATTGGACCCCCTGACCCTGTCGCTGCCATCCTGGGTCAGGAAGCTGTGTTACCCTGTCACCTGTCGCCCCGGATGAGCGCTGCAAACATGGAGGTGAGATGGTTCCGACCTGAATTTGTATCCTTTGTGCACCTGTACCGTGATGGGAAGGATCAGTATGAAGGGCGGATGCCAGAGTATGAGGGAAGGACAGAGCTTTTGAAAGCCGGACTCACAGATGGAAATGTTCCCTTGAGGATTCTCAATATCAGACCCTCTGATGAAGGACAATACCACTGCTTTGTTCAAGATGATACTTTTTATGAAGAAACCGTATTGGAACTGCGGGTAGCAG GTCTGGGCTCTGCTCCTCTCATCTCTGTGGAGGGTCACCAGGATGGAGGGATCCGGGTGGTTTGTCGATCAGCTGGCTGGTACCCAGAGCCTGAGGTGCTGTGGAAAGATTTCAATGGGCAGCGTTTACCATCACTCTCTGAAACAAAATCCCGTGGCGATAACAacctgtttgaaacagaaactgCTCTCATTGTAACAGAACATTCAAACCAAAACTTGTCCTGTTGCATCAGGAACACCGTTCTCAATCAAGACAAGGAATCAGCCGTTTATATAGCAG TGAATGTGAcgctggatccagacacggctcagtCCCAACTCGTCCTGCCTGAGGAtgggaaaagtgtgagatggggagacacaTGGCAGAATCTGCCcgacaaccctgagagatttgattctcgggcctgtgtgctgggctgtgagggattcaccGCGGAGAcacattgctgggaggtggaggtgggggatggggaactctgggctgtgggggtggccagagagtctgtgaggaggaagggatggatcagCCTTAGCCCTGAGCaggggatctgggctgtggggcagtgcggggggcagttccgggctctcacctcccctgaggcccctctgcccctgagccaggtccccagcaggatccgggtttgtctggactgtgaccGGTGGCAGGTGACATTTAGTGATGCTGGTGATGgggccccgatcttcactttcccaccAGGCTCCATCCCTCGGGAGAGAATCCGACCCTGgttctggttgggggtggggggatcaagGCTCAGCTTATGTCCCTGA